One genomic segment of Bombina bombina isolate aBomBom1 chromosome 4, aBomBom1.pri, whole genome shotgun sequence includes these proteins:
- the NFKBIE gene encoding NF-kappa-B inhibitor epsilon gives FSRVVHLLNRSWGKNTTTVCVCFYAQCVPLLITVFCVSCRFLHLAVIHCMPHIALYFTSLLPKEILDIQNDLYQTALHLAVYLNQVKVVQALVWKGANLELQDRRGDTALHVACENQYLDCARSLLQGPNGPQNLQLQNWKGRTCLHIATLARDKSLISLLLQSGAEINVQEGTSGKTSLHMAVEMLDPNVLVHLLQYRPQVDAVMFNGCTPLHLAVGRKDAGLARILCQAGADTLQRNREGDTPQDLAEGNNQLLALLPFDDLKISGKPVVTSA, from the exons tttagccgggtggtgcacctgctaaaTAGGTCCTGGGGGAAAAACACTACTACTGTATGTGTCTGCTTTTATGCACAATGTGTCCCCTTGTTAATTACAGTTTTCTGTGTTTCCTGTAGGTTTCTGCACCTGGCTGTCATTCACTGTATgccgcatattgcactttatttcacttCTCTGCTTCCTAAAGAAATCCTGGATATTCAGAATGATCTATACCAG ACAGCCCTACATCTGGCAGTGTATCTGAACCAGGTGAAGGTGGTTCAGGCACTGGTTTGGAAAGGAGCCAACCTAGAGTTGCAGGACAGGAGGGGAGACACCGCTCTTCATGTGGCCTGCGAGAACCAATATTTAGACTGTGCCAGGAGCCTCCTGCAAGGGCCCAACGGTCCCCAGAACTTGCAGCTCCAGAACTGGAAAG GTCGGACCTGTCTGCACATTGCCACCCTGGCGAGAGACAAGTCTCTGATATCGCTGCTTCTGCAGAGTGGAGCAGAAATAAATGTCCAG gagGGCACCAGTGGCAAAACATCCCTGCACATGGCTGTAGAAATGCTGGACCCCAATGTGCTCGTACACCTGCTGCAGTATCGCCCTCAAGTGGATGCTGTCATGTTTAATGGTTGTACCCCACTCCACCTGGCTGTGGGCAGAAAAGATGCTGGTCTTGCTCGGATTCTGTGCCAGGCTGGGGCTGACACACTGCAGAGAAACAGAGAGGGGGACACCCCCCAGGATCTGGCTGAGGGGAATAACCAG